A stretch of DNA from Campylobacter concisus:
AAATTTTGATAAGTATGGCCCTGAGAGCATCTACGGCGAGTGCTACTGGTGGGGCGGTAGCGGCAAGATCAGCTGGGGTAGGACTGTTGGTCACAGGATGCTAAAAGTGCTTGGCGGATATGTAGAAGAGAGCGGCGACTACTCAACGGGTGCTGGCCTTGTTATCATGCTTCACGTCCTAGGCAACAGCGCCGTTTATGATGCTCCGACAAAGTGGGAGGCTATCGCTAAAAACGCTAAAAATGTTGTATTTTGGGGCACTGACCCACTTGTAACTGATCAAATTTCATGGCAACCACCAACACATGATGGCTATCTTGGCATCAAAAAGATAAAAGAGGCAGGCATAAAAACTTATAGCGTTTGCGTCTTTAAAAACGACACCACAAGATACCTTGACTCTGAAGCTATCATCGTTCGTCCAAATACCGACGTAGCAATGATGCTTGGCATGTGCCACTATCTATATGAAAACAAGCTTTATGACGAAGAATTTATCAAAAAATACACAGTTGGCTTTAATAAATTTAAAGACTACCTGCTTGGCACAACCGACAAGGTAGTCAAAGATATCAACTGGGCTAGCAAAATTTGTGGTGTAAAAGCTGAGGATATCGCAAAATTTGCAACAGCACTTGCAAAAGAGCCAAGCGTCATCATCGCAGGCAGATCACTTCAAAGACAAGATCACGGCGAGATGAGCTTTTGGGGTATCGTAACACTTAGCGCGATGCTAGGTCAGATAGGCAAAGAGGGACTTGGCTTCGAGTTTAACCTCTACCACTCAAATGGCGCTACAGACAAGATCGCTCCGTCACTAAAAGGCATCAGCACTAGCATAAGCGAGAAATACGACAACGTAGATGGCGCTCCTTGGAAGAAATTTAAAAACGTCACCATCCCATCTTCAAGATCGATCGAGGCTTTGCAAAACCCTGGCAAAGAGATAGACTATGACGGCTCAAAGATCAAGCTACCACACATGAGAGTGGCTTACATGGCGTCTGGATCGATGTTTACAAGGCATCAAGACGTAAATAACGCCGTAAAAGCGTGGCGTAAATTTGATACTGTTATCACAGCTGAGCCATTTTGGACAAGCACAGCTAAATTAAGCGACATTGTCTTACCAGTGGCACTTGAGGTAGAGAGAAATGACATCAACCAAAGTGTCCCATCAAGCGAATACATCGTGGCATACAAACCAGTAGTTGAGCCAATGGGAGAAAGTAGAAGCGACTACTGGATATGCTCACAAATTTGCAAACGCTGGGGCAGAGAAGAGGTCTTTACTGAGGGTAAAGATGAGCTTGGCTGGGCAAAAGAATTTTACGCAGATGCGGTGGAACAAGCCAAAGCACTAGATCTTAAAATGCCAAACTTTGATGAGTTTTGGAAAGAGGGCTATGTCAAATTTGACAAAGACAATGAAGAGACAAAATACTACACAAGACTTAGTGCATTTAGAGAAAACCCACACAAAAATCGCCTTGGCACGCCATCAGGCAAGATAGAGATATACTCTCCAACTATTGCTAAATTTGGCTACAAAGACTTTGCTCCACACTTTGCTTGGATCGAGCCGTTTGAGTGGCTTGGTAGTGAAAAAGCTAAGAAATATCCATTTAGCATCACAACCCCACACTCAAGATATC
This window harbors:
- a CDS encoding molybdopterin-dependent oxidoreductase, which gives rise to MKRRDFIKFSALAATAAQASRIEGVTKTIFDQKKTFGANRFGLFWANTNSNQIVSVDPFEGDKFPNTMNNSLPDLIQNESRVLYPYVRKSYLKAKGAAKSELRGKEEFVRVNWETALDLAAKALKENFDKYGPESIYGECYWWGGSGKISWGRTVGHRMLKVLGGYVEESGDYSTGAGLVIMLHVLGNSAVYDAPTKWEAIAKNAKNVVFWGTDPLVTDQISWQPPTHDGYLGIKKIKEAGIKTYSVCVFKNDTTRYLDSEAIIVRPNTDVAMMLGMCHYLYENKLYDEEFIKKYTVGFNKFKDYLLGTTDKVVKDINWASKICGVKAEDIAKFATALAKEPSVIIAGRSLQRQDHGEMSFWGIVTLSAMLGQIGKEGLGFEFNLYHSNGATDKIAPSLKGISTSISEKYDNVDGAPWKKFKNVTIPSSRSIEALQNPGKEIDYDGSKIKLPHMRVAYMASGSMFTRHQDVNNAVKAWRKFDTVITAEPFWTSTAKLSDIVLPVALEVERNDINQSVPSSEYIVAYKPVVEPMGESRSDYWICSQICKRWGREEVFTEGKDELGWAKEFYADAVEQAKALDLKMPNFDEFWKEGYVKFDKDNEETKYYTRLSAFRENPHKNRLGTPSGKIEIYSPTIAKFGYKDFAPHFAWIEPFEWLGSEKAKKYPFSITTPHSRYRLHSQLNNSIIRNYAEVSAREPMLINTNDAKKKGIATGDVVRVFNDRGEILVGALVTDIIPERVIAICEGAWYDPEVLGERSLCKHGCINVLTRDKGTSSIAQSNCGHTILADLEKYKGEIKPITAFSKPKILQSL